In Bacteroidota bacterium, one DNA window encodes the following:
- the secA gene encoding preprotein translocase subunit SecA: MLKLLQKVFGSKNEKDVKSLLPIVDQINEEYAKLSSLSDSELQAKTTEFRARIQEATGAIERELTELREQLKLDLPHEERLSVMERIDALEKDLDAEIAAMLDDLLPEAFAVVKDACRRHVGKSWTAAGQNVTWDMIPYDVQLIGGIVLHQGKIAEMATGEGKTLVATLPLYLNALAGRGVHLVTVNDYLAQRDSEWMGQIFQFLGLTIGKILQSMQPWERKKEYSCDITYGTNNEFGFDYLRDNMVTQVEDMVQRPHNFAIVDEVDSVLIDEARTPLIISGPVESGDHKFDEMKPMVERLVNAQKALVAKFVAEAEEGLKSTDAERRKEAGMQLVRAQHGMPKNKRLMKLLGDGDTMRLMQQTELEYMRDNSRNMHIVDDELFFIVEEKNHQIDLTEKGRDYLAGGGADRDLFILPDIATELSMMEHGDLSPLDKQAKKDELTRVYADRSDRLHTISQLLRAYCLYEKDVEYVVQDGKVMIVDEFTGRILPGRRYSEGLHQAIEAKESVVVERDTQTLATVTLQNYFRLYKKLAGMTGTAETEAGEFIEIYKLDVVVIPTNRPISRDDRNDNVYRSRREKYNAIIEEVQQMRNAGRPVLVGTTSVEVSETLSRMLKRLNVPHNVLNAKQHAREAEIVQGAGHKGAVTIATNMAGRGTDIKLGAGVKEAGGLHILGTERHEARRIDRQLRGRAGRQGDPGSSQFYISLEDDLMRLFGSERISGIMSKMGMKEGEVINHSMITKSVERAQKKVEENNFAIRKRLLEYDNVMNSQREVIYDRRRHALYGQRLKDEILEMIEQAVGEIVVAHFDQGQYDEIHDEVLTKYMTDVPVDREAWAKMGAHGLEELLIEEIKGFYNRKEEQLGHDLMAALERFATLQVIDEKWRDHLREMDELKEGIGLRAYGQKDPLIEYKQEGYRMFTEMLTLIRDGVIDMVFKLYPTEPQGGQPAAQRIAPPKPAATRRMVAVKQDYHSTVSAMPQSATVSGGPEMPPPPPQQSAAPKAPIRVGPKVGRNDPCPCGSGKKYKNCHGVEA, encoded by the coding sequence ATGCTCAAATTACTACAAAAAGTTTTCGGATCGAAGAACGAAAAGGATGTGAAGAGCCTCCTTCCGATCGTCGACCAGATTAACGAGGAGTACGCCAAGTTGTCCTCGCTTTCGGATAGCGAACTCCAGGCCAAGACGACCGAATTCCGCGCCCGTATTCAGGAGGCCACCGGAGCCATCGAGCGCGAGCTCACCGAGCTTCGCGAACAGCTGAAGCTCGATCTTCCGCACGAAGAGCGCCTCAGCGTCATGGAGCGTATCGATGCGCTTGAGAAAGATCTCGATGCCGAGATTGCCGCGATGCTTGACGACTTGTTGCCAGAGGCCTTCGCTGTCGTGAAGGATGCTTGTCGCCGCCATGTTGGCAAGAGCTGGACTGCTGCCGGACAGAACGTCACGTGGGATATGATCCCGTACGACGTGCAGTTGATCGGCGGCATCGTGCTGCATCAAGGAAAGATCGCCGAAATGGCGACCGGTGAAGGAAAGACCTTGGTTGCGACCTTGCCGCTCTACCTCAATGCGCTCGCCGGTCGAGGCGTGCACCTTGTGACGGTCAACGATTACCTTGCGCAGCGCGACTCCGAATGGATGGGGCAGATTTTCCAATTCCTCGGTCTGACGATCGGCAAGATTCTGCAGTCGATGCAGCCGTGGGAGCGCAAGAAAGAATATTCCTGCGATATCACCTACGGTACAAACAACGAGTTCGGCTTCGATTATTTGCGTGACAACATGGTGACGCAGGTCGAGGATATGGTACAGCGTCCGCACAACTTCGCCATCGTGGACGAAGTCGATAGCGTATTGATCGACGAGGCTCGTACGCCGCTTATTATTTCCGGTCCGGTGGAGTCGGGCGACCATAAGTTCGACGAGATGAAACCGATGGTCGAACGCCTGGTGAATGCGCAAAAGGCGCTGGTCGCGAAATTCGTAGCCGAAGCGGAAGAAGGATTGAAGTCGACCGATGCCGAACGGCGGAAGGAAGCAGGAATGCAGCTTGTTCGTGCCCAGCATGGCATGCCGAAGAACAAGCGCTTGATGAAGCTGCTTGGCGACGGCGATACCATGCGACTCATGCAGCAAACAGAGCTGGAGTACATGCGCGACAATAGCCGCAACATGCACATTGTCGATGACGAATTGTTCTTCATCGTCGAAGAAAAGAACCACCAAATCGACCTGACCGAAAAGGGCCGCGATTACCTCGCCGGTGGTGGTGCGGATCGCGATCTATTCATCCTTCCGGATATTGCGACCGAACTGTCGATGATGGAGCATGGCGATTTGTCGCCGCTCGATAAACAAGCGAAGAAGGACGAACTGACTCGTGTCTATGCAGACCGTTCGGATCGCTTGCATACGATCTCGCAGTTGCTGCGTGCGTACTGTCTCTACGAGAAAGACGTAGAGTACGTCGTGCAGGACGGGAAGGTGATGATTGTCGATGAGTTCACGGGCCGCATTTTGCCGGGCCGTCGCTACTCCGAAGGGCTGCATCAGGCTATCGAGGCAAAAGAAAGTGTGGTTGTCGAACGCGATACACAGACGCTCGCGACCGTCACCCTGCAGAACTACTTCCGTTTGTATAAGAAACTCGCGGGTATGACCGGTACGGCAGAAACGGAAGCCGGCGAGTTCATCGAGATTTATAAGCTTGATGTGGTCGTCATCCCGACCAACCGACCGATCTCCCGCGATGACCGAAACGACAACGTCTATCGTTCGCGCCGTGAAAAGTACAATGCGATCATCGAGGAGGTCCAGCAAATGCGCAATGCCGGGCGACCGGTGCTTGTCGGCACGACAAGCGTCGAAGTCTCCGAGACGCTCTCGCGCATGCTCAAGCGACTGAACGTCCCACACAATGTGCTCAATGCAAAGCAGCACGCCCGTGAAGCCGAGATTGTACAGGGCGCTGGCCACAAGGGAGCCGTAACCATTGCCACAAACATGGCAGGCCGCGGTACCGATATTAAACTCGGTGCCGGCGTCAAAGAAGCGGGCGGATTGCACATCCTGGGCACCGAACGTCATGAAGCACGTCGTATCGATCGCCAGCTTCGCGGTCGTGCGGGTCGTCAGGGCGATCCCGGTTCGTCGCAGTTCTACATCTCGCTTGAGGACGACCTCATGCGCCTCTTCGGATCCGAGCGCATCTCCGGCATTATGTCGAAGATGGGCATGAAAGAAGGGGAAGTGATCAACCATTCGATGATCACCAAATCAGTCGAGCGTGCGCAGAAGAAGGTGGAAGAGAATAACTTCGCTATTCGAAAGCGCTTGTTGGAGTACGATAATGTGATGAACTCGCAGCGCGAGGTCATCTATGACCGCCGCCGTCATGCGCTCTATGGTCAACGCCTCAAAGATGAGATCCTCGAGATGATCGAACAGGCGGTTGGTGAGATCGTGGTCGCTCACTTCGACCAAGGTCAGTATGACGAAATCCATGACGAAGTACTCACCAAGTACATGACGGACGTGCCGGTTGACCGCGAGGCATGGGCTAAGATGGGAGCACACGGACTCGAAGAATTATTGATCGAAGAGATCAAAGGCTTCTATAACCGGAAGGAAGAGCAACTCGGCCACGATCTCATGGCTGCTCTCGAGCGCTTCGCGACACTGCAGGTCATCGATGAGAAGTGGAGAGATCACCTGCGCGAGATGGACGAGCTCAAAGAGGGAATCGGCCTTCGCGCGTATGGTCAGAAGGACCCGCTCATCGAGTACAAGCAAGAAGGCTATCGTATGTTCACCGAGATGCTCACACTCATCCGTGACGGCGTCATCGACATGGTCTTTAAGCTCTATCCGACCGAGCCGCAAGGTGGCCAGCCCGCCGCGCAACGTATCGCACCGCCCAAACCGGCAGCGACACGGAGAATGGTTGCAGTAAAGCAGGATTATCATTCGACGGTCTCTGCAATGCCACAAAGCGCGACGGTATCGGGCGGGCCGGAAATGCCGCCTCCGCCGCCACAACAATCGGCTGCACCGAAGGCACCAATCCGTGTCGGTCCGAAGGTCGGGCGAAACGATCCGTGCCCGTGTGGTAGTGGGAAGAAATATAAAAACTGCCACGGCGTCGAAGCCTAA
- a CDS encoding Ppx/GppA family phosphatase produces MRLAAIDLGTNSFHLVIADTKPNGSFRIVSSDKEMVRLGESGADMKYLTPEAMKRGMDALRRFKTVLDTRKVKAVRAIATSAIREAENQDDFIRKVKSVLGINIEVVSGFEEGRLVYLGVLQALPLYAKKTLVFDIGGGSTEYVLGERGSPKFIVSHKLGAIRLTKHFNLSDRPSPREVSAARRHIVGELAQTAKEIEKRGFAVAAVSSGTALSVASMVAALRGGQSGKSGALRLNSFTMDIAEVREVVSLLLACSTTQQRRKIPGLDEKRADIILGGALILEQSMELLGASEVMTSTYALREGVLYDHLRHHRFNDGTAHRKIIDVREQSVRHLAELCHYDAEHSNHVAELALSIFDQTKRLHGMGTEAREFLYYASLLHDVGYHISHSEHHLHSYYIISHSDLLGFTNEEIQVIANVARYHRKSHPKLKHEGFVQLQRDEHRELVRRLAAILRIAEGLDRGNLGLVRGVDTRIGSNKVEISLKLRREMGRDASLEIWGAERKKTLFEEVFGREVRFS; encoded by the coding sequence ATGCGACTTGCGGCGATAGATCTGGGGACAAACTCCTTTCACCTCGTGATTGCGGACACGAAGCCGAATGGCTCGTTCCGTATAGTTTCGAGTGACAAAGAGATGGTCCGTCTCGGCGAAAGTGGGGCCGACATGAAATATCTGACCCCGGAGGCGATGAAACGGGGTATGGATGCGCTTCGTCGGTTCAAGACCGTCCTTGATACTCGAAAAGTGAAGGCCGTCCGGGCGATAGCCACGAGTGCCATCCGCGAGGCGGAGAATCAGGATGACTTCATCCGAAAGGTGAAGTCAGTACTTGGGATCAACATCGAGGTCGTTTCCGGATTTGAAGAAGGGCGTTTGGTCTATTTAGGAGTGCTCCAAGCCCTGCCGTTGTATGCAAAGAAGACTCTGGTTTTCGATATCGGAGGTGGCTCTACGGAGTACGTATTGGGAGAACGAGGTAGCCCCAAGTTTATAGTAAGTCATAAACTTGGAGCAATACGTCTCACGAAACACTTTAATCTCTCAGATCGTCCTTCTCCGCGGGAGGTCTCAGCAGCCCGAAGGCATATCGTTGGTGAACTGGCACAGACTGCGAAGGAGATCGAGAAACGGGGATTCGCCGTTGCAGCAGTCTCGAGCGGGACGGCGCTCTCTGTTGCCAGCATGGTTGCTGCGCTACGAGGTGGTCAAAGCGGCAAATCAGGAGCACTTCGGCTCAACAGCTTTACAATGGATATTGCCGAAGTGCGGGAGGTTGTTTCTTTGCTTTTGGCATGTTCGACGACCCAACAGCGTCGGAAAATACCCGGCCTTGACGAGAAGCGAGCGGATATCATTCTCGGCGGTGCGCTGATCCTTGAACAATCGATGGAGCTGCTTGGCGCAAGTGAAGTAATGACCAGTACTTATGCGCTTCGTGAGGGCGTGCTGTATGACCATCTTCGCCATCACCGATTTAATGATGGGACTGCCCACCGAAAGATTATAGATGTTCGGGAACAGAGTGTCCGGCATCTTGCCGAACTCTGTCATTATGACGCGGAGCATTCCAATCATGTCGCCGAGCTTGCGCTCTCGATCTTCGATCAGACCAAACGGCTCCACGGCATGGGCACCGAAGCCAGAGAGTTCTTATACTATGCCTCTCTCCTCCATGATGTTGGATACCACATCTCACACTCCGAACACCACCTCCATAGCTACTATATTATTAGCCATTCCGACTTACTTGGCTTCACCAACGAAGAGATTCAGGTCATCGCAAATGTGGCCCGTTACCATCGTAAATCGCATCCGAAGCTAAAACATGAGGGGTTTGTCCAGTTGCAGCGAGACGAACATCGCGAACTGGTTCGTCGTCTCGCAGCCATTTTGCGTATTGCAGAAGGCCTGGACCGCGGAAACCTGGGGCTTGTTCGGGGCGTAGACACTCGAATTGGCTCGAACAAGGTTGAAATATCCCTCAAATTGCGCCGGGAGATGGGCCGGGACGCTTCGCTTGAAATATGGGGAGCAGAGCGGAAGAAAACCTTGTTTGAGGAAGTCTTCGGGCGAGAAGTCCGATTTTCATAA
- a CDS encoding glycosyl hydrolase has protein sequence MKNFIVRSLLLAGLLASGTVSAKQVSERYPHSLFSAMKWRNIGPFRGGRCLSVCGVKEKPMLYYMGATGGGVWRTEDAGNTWYPISDTTFHSSSVGALAVAPSDPNVIYVGMGEAAIRNTISLGDGMYKSTDAGKTWKHIGLDKSYSIARIIVHPTNPNIAFVAVMGQIFGKNPERGLYRTTDGGSSWQLVLSHSDSTGAVDVEFDPSNSMTMYASLWTANRTAWSLTSGGDGSGLYKSVDGGSTWFSLSKNPGMPKGMLGKICIAVSPANPDRVFAMIENEHGGLFRSDDGGKKWQQLDTNNNLTQRPWYFSGVFCDPKDQNLVYVMNVEFWRSTNGGQSFTVIGQEHGDNHDMWINPNDPNNFIIGEDGSAAITFNAAKTWNKGSAGFSTAQFYHVNLDNDFPYNIYGAQQDWGSIRIASRTTGGDIGRDQWYGVAGGEAGYIVPDPTNPDITYGGEYDGQLSKYTKSTDQYQMISPYPESGLGDGSCMKKYRFQWTYPIAFSPFDPKTMYVTSQFVHKTTNSGYTWEIISPDLTRMLPETMCSSGGPITKDNTGAETYPDIFAFAPSPVKQGVLWAGTDDGLVHVTTDEGKHWSKVTPKGLPQWAIISIIEPSHYDASTCYLAAHRYKWDDRHPYLFKTTDMGQTWTQITDGIEDGSFTRCIREDPHKRGILYCGTERGVYISFNDGASWQSLRLNMPITPVHDIQVQARDNDLVIATHGRSFWILDDITSLYQLSDSVAHSPAYLFAPRQTVRMEGYGGDTAITSGQNAPNGAIIRYYFNKKQTSEIELRFLTDKGDTIISYSSTRDKKHEPIKIRKEFYQDPDIKRPGILRADSGMNQFVWDLRYPDAEEAEPGMVLQGSLTGPKCAPGKYVVQLLRGDTVLGSKDFEVFEYPKVKVTQSDLDVQLKLALQIRDTITAIHRAIKQLRKTRGAVEGFLGSISDSNAAKPLKAIAKPLLDSLKMVEDELVQVRIKAGEDALRFPVKLNDKFSMLFDVVKSADARPTDQDYEVFEDLGFDVDKQLAILRAVEKYSVPQFNAMAEKLRKPVIEISN, from the coding sequence TTGAAGAACTTCATCGTGCGATCGTTGCTACTTGCCGGATTGCTTGCAAGCGGCACAGTCTCAGCCAAACAGGTAAGCGAACGGTATCCTCACTCGCTCTTTTCCGCCATGAAGTGGCGGAATATCGGCCCGTTTCGAGGCGGTCGATGCTTGAGTGTCTGCGGCGTCAAAGAGAAACCGATGCTCTATTACATGGGAGCAACGGGCGGTGGCGTCTGGCGTACCGAAGATGCCGGTAATACGTGGTATCCTATTTCCGATACGACGTTTCATAGCAGCTCGGTCGGTGCGCTGGCCGTCGCGCCGAGCGATCCGAATGTCATCTATGTCGGGATGGGCGAAGCGGCGATTCGCAATACGATTTCGCTTGGCGATGGGATGTACAAGTCGACCGATGCCGGAAAGACCTGGAAGCATATCGGGCTCGATAAATCGTACTCCATCGCCCGCATCATCGTCCACCCCACAAATCCGAATATTGCGTTCGTTGCGGTCATGGGCCAGATCTTTGGCAAGAACCCCGAACGCGGGCTCTATCGCACCACCGACGGCGGCTCGTCATGGCAGCTTGTCCTTAGCCACAGCGATAGTACCGGTGCGGTTGATGTCGAATTCGATCCATCGAATTCCATGACGATGTACGCGTCTCTTTGGACGGCCAACCGGACAGCATGGTCTCTCACGAGCGGTGGGGATGGGTCCGGTCTCTATAAATCGGTCGATGGCGGATCGACGTGGTTCTCGCTCTCGAAGAATCCGGGCATGCCGAAGGGGATGCTTGGCAAGATATGCATTGCCGTCTCGCCTGCGAATCCGGATCGTGTATTTGCCATGATAGAAAATGAGCATGGGGGGCTGTTCCGAAGCGATGACGGAGGAAAGAAATGGCAGCAACTCGACACGAACAATAACCTCACGCAGCGCCCGTGGTATTTCAGCGGTGTGTTTTGCGACCCGAAGGACCAGAATCTGGTCTATGTCATGAATGTAGAGTTCTGGCGTTCGACGAACGGCGGCCAGTCGTTCACCGTCATCGGACAGGAACACGGAGATAACCATGATATGTGGATCAACCCGAACGATCCGAATAATTTCATCATCGGTGAAGATGGCAGTGCTGCAATCACGTTCAACGCCGCAAAAACGTGGAATAAAGGATCGGCGGGATTTTCGACCGCACAGTTCTATCATGTCAATCTCGATAATGATTTCCCGTACAATATCTACGGTGCACAGCAGGATTGGGGATCGATACGGATTGCCAGCCGTACAACAGGCGGCGATATCGGTCGCGATCAGTGGTATGGGGTAGCCGGCGGAGAGGCCGGATACATCGTGCCGGATCCTACGAATCCCGACATTACGTATGGCGGCGAATACGATGGGCAATTGAGCAAGTACACGAAGTCCACCGACCAATACCAAATGATCTCCCCATACCCCGAGTCTGGTCTTGGCGACGGTTCATGCATGAAGAAATATCGTTTTCAGTGGACGTACCCGATCGCATTCTCGCCGTTCGATCCGAAGACGATGTATGTTACCTCTCAATTCGTACACAAGACCACGAATTCCGGATATACGTGGGAGATCATTAGTCCCGACCTGACGCGCATGCTGCCGGAAACGATGTGTTCGAGCGGTGGGCCGATCACCAAGGACAACACCGGGGCCGAGACGTACCCTGACATTTTCGCATTTGCGCCTTCGCCCGTAAAACAAGGCGTGCTGTGGGCCGGGACGGACGATGGGTTAGTGCACGTCACAACAGACGAAGGAAAACACTGGTCAAAAGTGACCCCAAAAGGTTTGCCGCAATGGGCAATTATTTCGATCATCGAGCCATCGCATTACGATGCATCGACGTGTTACTTGGCTGCTCATCGGTATAAATGGGATGATCGCCACCCGTATCTGTTCAAAACGACCGACATGGGCCAGACATGGACGCAGATCACCGACGGGATCGAAGATGGTTCGTTTACCCGGTGCATTCGAGAAGATCCACATAAGCGAGGCATCCTCTACTGTGGGACGGAACGGGGAGTGTATATCTCGTTCAATGACGGTGCTTCCTGGCAATCGCTTCGATTGAACATGCCGATCACTCCGGTGCACGACATACAAGTGCAGGCTCGGGATAACGATCTCGTGATCGCGACGCACGGCCGCTCGTTCTGGATCCTGGACGACATAACATCGTTGTATCAGCTATCAGACTCGGTGGCACATTCGCCAGCCTATCTGTTTGCTCCACGTCAGACTGTCCGTATGGAAGGATACGGCGGAGATACTGCAATCACATCCGGTCAAAATGCACCAAACGGTGCAATCATCCGCTATTATTTCAATAAGAAACAGACGAGCGAGATTGAACTCCGATTCCTCACCGATAAGGGGGATACGATCATCAGCTATTCAAGCACCAGGGACAAGAAGCATGAGCCGATCAAGATTCGTAAGGAGTTCTATCAGGATCCCGATATCAAACGGCCCGGCATTCTGCGAGCCGATTCGGGGATGAACCAGTTCGTTTGGGATCTGCGCTATCCCGACGCAGAAGAGGCCGAGCCCGGGATGGTACTTCAGGGCTCCCTTACCGGCCCCAAATGCGCTCCGGGGAAATATGTCGTACAACTTCTGCGGGGTGACACCGTTCTTGGATCGAAAGACTTCGAGGTATTTGAATATCCCAAGGTCAAAGTAACGCAAAGCGACCTCGACGTTCAACTCAAGCTGGCACTCCAGATCCGTGACACGATCACTGCTATTCACCGTGCCATAAAGCAACTACGCAAAACTCGCGGGGCTGTCGAGGGATTTCTTGGAAGCATCAGCGACTCGAATGCCGCGAAACCACTTAAGGCAATTGCAAAGCCGCTTCTCGATTCGCTTAAAATGGTCGAAGACGAACTTGTTCAGGTTCGGATCAAGGCAGGGGAGGATGCGCTACGGTTTCCGGTAAAGCTCAATGATAAATTCTCGATGCTCTTTGACGTCGTCAAAAGTGCCGACGCCCGTCCGACCGACCAGGATTATGAGGTGTTCGAAGACCTGGGCTTCGACGTAGACAAGCAACTTGCAATCCTGCGAGCCGTAGAGAAGTACTCGGTGCCACAATTTAATGCGATGGCAGAGAAGTTGAGAAAACCAGTGATCGAGATCTCAAACTGA
- the eno gene encoding phosphopyruvate hydratase — protein sequence MPAILELYAREILDSRGNPTVEVDCVLEDGSFGRAAVPSGASTGEHEAVELRDGDKKRYGGKGVRKAVQNVNSTIADALRGEVATEQRMIDELLCELDGTKNKSKLGANAILGVSMAVAKAAAESLGIELYRYLGGTNTHVLPMPMMNIINGGVHADNSLDFQEFMILPAKAKNFAEALRMGTETFHSLKSVLKKKGLNTNVGDEGGFAPNLSSIDQTLEYILEAIVSAGYKPGVDMLLGLDCASSEMWRNGKYELYKSTKKTLTRDQMIKLYEDLVRQYPIASIEDGMAENDWQGWKALTDAIGDTVQLVGDDLFVTNVEFLSKGIEQGVANSILVKVNQIGTLTETFDTVAMAQRAGYSAVISHRSGETEDSTIADISVALNAGQIKTGSASRTDRIAKYNQLIRIEEELSGAAAYAGANALSVKYSYASKKKK from the coding sequence ATGCCAGCAATTCTTGAACTTTACGCCCGCGAGATCCTCGATTCCCGCGGCAACCCGACCGTAGAAGTTGATTGTGTACTTGAAGACGGTTCGTTCGGCCGCGCAGCCGTTCCGAGCGGCGCTTCGACCGGCGAGCACGAAGCCGTCGAGCTTCGCGACGGCGACAAGAAGCGATACGGCGGCAAAGGCGTTCGCAAGGCGGTGCAGAATGTCAATTCCACGATCGCCGATGCACTCCGCGGAGAAGTCGCGACCGAACAGCGGATGATCGACGAACTCCTTTGCGAACTCGACGGAACGAAGAATAAATCAAAGCTTGGCGCCAATGCCATCCTCGGTGTCTCGATGGCCGTCGCAAAGGCAGCAGCCGAATCACTCGGGATCGAACTCTATCGTTACCTCGGCGGCACGAATACTCACGTGCTCCCGATGCCAATGATGAATATCATCAACGGTGGAGTGCACGCCGACAACTCTCTCGACTTTCAGGAATTCATGATCCTCCCCGCAAAAGCAAAGAATTTTGCCGAGGCGCTGCGAATGGGGACCGAGACCTTCCACTCGTTGAAATCGGTGCTCAAGAAGAAAGGACTCAACACCAACGTCGGTGACGAAGGAGGCTTCGCTCCGAATCTCAGCTCCATCGACCAGACACTCGAGTATATACTCGAAGCGATCGTTTCTGCAGGATATAAGCCTGGCGTCGATATGCTCCTCGGTCTTGATTGCGCATCGAGCGAAATGTGGCGCAACGGGAAGTACGAACTCTATAAGTCCACGAAAAAGACTCTCACGCGCGATCAAATGATCAAGCTGTATGAGGACTTGGTGCGTCAGTACCCCATCGCCAGCATTGAAGACGGAATGGCAGAAAACGACTGGCAGGGATGGAAGGCGCTCACCGATGCCATCGGTGATACGGTTCAGTTAGTCGGTGACGATCTGTTCGTTACGAATGTCGAATTTCTTTCAAAAGGTATCGAACAAGGCGTGGCTAATTCGATCCTCGTCAAGGTTAACCAGATTGGGACTCTCACCGAGACATTCGATACCGTTGCTATGGCCCAGCGTGCGGGGTACTCCGCGGTCATCAGCCATCGTTCGGGCGAGACCGAGGACAGTACGATCGCGGATATCTCGGTAGCCCTCAATGCCGGACAGATAAAGACGGGCTCTGCCTCGCGTACCGACCGTATCGCGAAGTACAATCAGCTCATTCGCATCGAAGAAGAGCTATCGGGTGCGGCAGCATACGCCGGTGCAAACGCACTAAGCGTGAAGTACTCGTACGCCTCGAAGAAAAAGAAATAA
- a CDS encoding phosphoglucomutase/phosphomannomutase family protein yields the protein MPIKFGTDGWRDVIAEGYTFENVARVSLATARYFKSQPNSKAGIFIGYDARFLSREFAELAARVIASTGLKVYLSSDICATPATSLAIVEKKLAGGVMITASHNPAKYNGYKIKGSYGGAALPSAIAKIEDECAKVIKSVNIVDVLDTLPALAELEHKGKISELDARTMYIKKLAKLVNIDRIERSGLGLAYDPMYGAGIETLERLMPEVSILHNVRNPGFGGTPPEPLPQNTKEFAQFVVEGGFTLGLVTDGDADRIGAIDENGTFFSSQMILCLLLKYLVEVKRKRGKVVVSLSVTSMIDRMCERYRLDVVRTPVGFKYITEYMLKGGVLIGGEESGGIGIPSVHIPERDGLFNGLLLAEICAYYEQSLAELVEDLEKDYGVHSYDRFDFHTTDARKKKVLKKASTGFKTIAGKQVTNTITTDGYKFELADGSWLMIRSSGTEPLLRYYAESSSPAMVKKLLAFAKAL from the coding sequence ATGCCGATCAAGTTTGGGACCGACGGATGGCGCGACGTCATTGCCGAAGGGTATACATTCGAGAATGTTGCCCGTGTATCGCTCGCAACCGCTCGCTATTTCAAATCGCAGCCGAATAGCAAAGCCGGTATCTTTATTGGCTATGATGCGCGCTTTCTCTCCCGTGAGTTCGCAGAACTTGCTGCCAGAGTGATTGCTTCGACCGGCTTGAAAGTCTATCTTTCATCCGATATTTGTGCAACACCTGCGACGTCGCTTGCAATCGTCGAGAAGAAACTTGCCGGTGGCGTAATGATTACAGCCTCACATAATCCGGCCAAATATAACGGCTACAAGATTAAAGGGTCGTACGGCGGCGCTGCACTTCCATCGGCTATTGCAAAGATCGAGGACGAATGTGCGAAAGTGATCAAGTCGGTGAATATCGTCGACGTCCTCGACACACTCCCCGCACTTGCCGAGCTCGAGCACAAGGGAAAGATCTCCGAACTCGATGCGCGAACGATGTACATCAAGAAGCTTGCGAAGCTTGTGAACATCGATCGCATCGAACGCTCGGGGCTTGGCTTAGCCTACGACCCAATGTATGGCGCCGGGATAGAAACACTTGAGCGTCTTATGCCGGAAGTTTCTATTCTGCATAATGTCCGCAATCCAGGTTTTGGCGGCACTCCGCCCGAGCCCCTGCCGCAGAATACGAAAGAGTTTGCACAGTTCGTCGTCGAGGGAGGCTTTACTCTCGGCCTCGTCACCGATGGAGATGCAGACCGCATCGGTGCCATCGACGAGAACGGCACGTTCTTTTCATCGCAGATGATCTTGTGCCTCTTGCTAAAGTACCTTGTAGAAGTAAAGCGCAAACGAGGGAAAGTCGTCGTCAGCCTATCGGTCACCTCGATGATCGATCGTATGTGTGAGCGCTATCGCCTCGACGTGGTCCGAACGCCGGTCGGATTCAAGTACATCACCGAATACATGCTCAAAGGCGGCGTACTAATTGGCGGAGAGGAGTCCGGTGGAATCGGTATTCCCTCTGTACATATTCCCGAGCGTGACGGTCTTTTCAACGGCTTGTTGCTCGCCGAAATCTGCGCGTACTACGAACAGTCGTTGGCCGAGCTTGTCGAAGACCTTGAAAAAGACTACGGCGTCCATTCCTACGACCGATTCGATTTCCATACAACCGACGCGCGGAAAAAGAAGGTACTGAAGAAAGCCTCCACGGGGTTCAAGACAATCGCTGGTAAGCAGGTCACCAATACGATCACGACTGACGGATACAAATTCGAGCTTGCCGACGGCAGTTGGCTCATGATCCGCTCTTCGGGTACCGAGCCTCTGCTTCGGTACTATGCAGAGTCGTCGTCGCCGGCGATGGTGAAGAAGCTGCTCGCCTTCGCGAAAGCGCTGTAG
- a CDS encoding acyl-CoA thioesterase: protein MDTQYRESDYSYSTRYRVRSHECDRQGVVHNSRYLEMLEVARIEFCRDVAGIPMDHGTFAQHHKFFFVRNALNYFSPAQFDDELVIYTRVSNLGKTSIALEQIMNLESSGRRILECESVMVSVDETTDRPKELDATLRSRLLQQ, encoded by the coding sequence ATGGATACACAGTACAGAGAATCTGACTACTCCTATTCGACACGATATCGGGTTCGCTCGCACGAATGCGATCGGCAGGGGGTAGTCCATAACTCGCGGTATCTGGAAATGCTGGAAGTCGCTCGGATTGAATTCTGTCGTGACGTGGCCGGTATTCCGATGGATCACGGGACCTTCGCGCAGCACCATAAGTTTTTCTTTGTCCGGAATGCGCTCAATTATTTCTCGCCGGCGCAATTCGACGATGAACTCGTGATCTATACAAGAGTGTCGAATCTCGGCAAGACGAGCATTGCACTCGAGCAGATCATGAATCTGGAATCTTCTGGCAGACGAATCCTCGAGTGTGAATCCGTCATGGTTTCAGTCGATGAGACGACAGACCGACCGAAGGAACTTGATGCGACACTTCGCTCCCGATTATTGCAGCAGTGA